CTTCTCTTTCGATCTcgccttcttcattattgacgaTTCTTGACCAAGGTTTTCCAACCCTTTATCCCCTATTACTTTTGTCATTGCTGGGCAatagatttgaattgatattgggtgtgtcttcaaacgacacccatcctatcttgatgagcttcaacaacatgctcttgaaagcgtagcacgtttcaagacaatgtccgggaataccagcatggtactcgcaagtcaactcgggcttataccagatggggaatggtggttgtagtggtaatgtagggataggagctatttgtccaatgctcagtagtttggcatacatttccttcaaaggcatgggtaatggcGGTAGTTGTTCTGCAATGTATCTTTTGTTTGGTCTTTGGTCGTTGTTTTGGatgtttgactggttatttgctCGATTAGGGGAAAATggtttgttaaagtttatgtgggCAACATGAGAGGTAGGTATTTGTGGGTTGAGTGAATCCACTATATTGCCCTCGGACCCACCTTCAAAGCCGTAAATATGACCTCCCATTTTTCTTCCCATAAAACCCTTCGCCTCCAATGGCTCAACTATACGTCCAGCTTTTATCCCTTGCTCTATTCTttcagctatgcgtaccgcatcgtagaaatgctgagatgagctacccattaggtgctcataatatGGTGCTTTaaaggtattggcaaacaaagtcaccatctccgtttctatcaaaggagGTTGCACATGAGTGGCCTCgtccctccatctttgcgcataaacctttactgactcttggcttctcttttccattgacataaggcttgttcgatctggagcaatttccaaattgaacttgtattgcttaaggaaagcctccactaaatccttccatttcttAATCCTGGTATTATCCAGCCTCATGTACCAACTTAGCGCCGACCCCGATAGACTGTCTTGGAAAAAGTAGATCAGTAACTTATCGTCATGAATCACCTCAGccatcttattgcaataagatcgaaggtgagtgtttgggcattccaacccAGTGTACCTTATAAACTCCGGtatcctaaaatcttttggtaccgtGATGTTTGGCACCAAGCATATTTCAGACGCTCGCAtggggtcaaaccagtcatttcCCTCGACTGCTCTTAACCTTTCTTCCAAGGCTGATATCTTGTCATTGTTCATAAATCCAGTGGACCTATTATCGGAAGGCCCATCTACAGTGATGTGAGCTTGAGGGGGCTGAATGGGAATGGCCGGCGCAAATTGCTGCCCCGTCACTGAATCTGCCCCCAAGTTCTGAGATACCCCCGGGACATGAACTGACGGTGCTTCTATAGGTGGTTGGGTAGACGTTCCTTCCCCGTTCTTGGCTCTTAAGAGTTGCTCAAGCAGATTGGTCagtcgagaaacttcatttttcactgaTTCCAACTCGGTCTGGTAGTGCGACTCTAAGTGtgctctttcttcgttttccattcTTGATCTGGATCGGGTTTGGTGGACTctggatgtgggacctatgtttcacgatctggaatgcatatgataaaaaataaatgcgtgatgaaaatatgatgctcgTGCAAATGTATATCTTAAAGTCGATTCATGACTTTCGTAATCCTTTAGGCAAGATTTCGGCTTAAAAACCtggattgatgaattattaatcatgatgcaaatgaacgtaagatagatatcctaaggacaagttctatttattaggtgagaatgggtaggttttctatctggtctttaaaagggtctcatatctgcccagtgacgttcttcgtaaagacagtatgggggcgttgcaaggaacagtCAAAGtacgtatacccaccattaccaagcaggcactcagatatgagttgggtgtttcacgcatctgaaccctgaccaatagtcatagggcagatcgctaatccCCCTCCTAGcttaaagcttgtgtgtgcttctcaaaatcaaagtatgtgatgcatgtgacatTTATAtaagatgcatgagacagttctatacaaatgcatgaacaatatgtgtaaaaaaaaaagcatatagcAGATAACGAAAAGGAAAGGTATATtaaaaacacacgaaaacaaaaaaaaacaaatcagacaaaaacaaagcttagtccacaaggtccccagtggagtcgccattctgtcgcacgtgaacgacgtcgcggcgatcgtccacccacaaaaaatgtaatatgggggatatatatctggtcaatgtggggagacaaggaattcattgtctcttagtagtgaaaaatggtgtgggagtcgccacctagtattttggtcactaggaaccctaactggtctcagagatcgggcacggggactggttgcgtaaagggaaggtattagcaccccaaatacgccctacctaaggtaagctgcattgtttatttgtctgataaaattcaaggtctcgttgtgtttcttAGTTATTGGTccgtctacggttcaagaaaagtcctcctcaataaggaggtccttatcttatcgggtaaaaacctaaccattctaatgtctatgtaaaaaaaccatatttttaatatcaggaatacgttttatgtataaattcgtaatcccaaatctaaaagaagacaaaaagattttttagaatttttgaaatattggcctagttctcatggctttaataaactggttattaaagccgaaatgcatgttaatacatatattgtttttgaaattttctttgttgtgtaaaaatatgatgttataatatttatatatatatattggagagactaggccgtattttaaaacaaaacattttttaaaaatatgtattttgtacgctttgacgcaaatcgggtattttaatactgggtttgtaaaaaatacaaccaaatattaatccactttgataaaataaatgccgaaaaatcaacaatattttcaaagatatttttagaaaatttttgaaagcaaaagacattttttattttgaaaatctttgatgttttgatgaaaaccgggtatgttaataccggatttgtatcttttcagtataaaataccaaccaatattaatcaaaatacagtaataaaattacagaaaatcacatatttttgaaataatttttgaagaatttttgtaattttttcatatatatatatatatatatctatataaataatacaaaatataatatatataatataatatataatattaaatgggctgggctggtccggcccaaccgactgggccggactcagcccaaaaactgctgggccgatttcggcccaaaatggattgggccgatctcggcccaaaataaaaatattctcttctgggccagacccggcccagaagacagggctgggccaggacccgCCTGGCCCAGACTCGaaacgggcggggggaattaatttccccccacccttgcatgcagaacgctattcgttctgcatgcagagaaggaaataaaggaATAACAGAACAGGGGAGGGagaagagttacctggcgcggggTGGCGGTGGCTTCCTGCGTTTCTGGCGGTGCTGTGGCGGAAGCTGGTGGCGGCGACTTGTTCACGGACAGCGACTCCCGGCGGCGCTGCGGCTGTTTCCGACGGTTTGGTTCGTTCTCTCCGttcctccctttctctttgttttctcggtttcttttgttttcgggTTGGTCCTTCCTCTCTTCCCGTTACTCttcgctgtttttttttttcgttttcctctcttccttctctctccttcgttctatctcttcccctctctctcctctgtttttttttgttttttccttgctCCTCCCCTctgttctcttctcttttttttctctctttttccttctcGTTCTCAGCGTTCttggcctctatttatagaggccaAGGACGCTGCTTTTTTACAGCTCTCATGGGGGAGcagccggctggtcggccattgggcgcggctgccgaggttcggtgggtggtgcgcggtggatggtcggccattgtgtccggtcggtgggctccaggcgagagagtggccggcaaaattcaaattaaagcttccctttctccttcttccccgctgcgtgatcgggggaagaagatgaacagtgtcgtttcaaaacgacaccgttctgctctttctcttttttttttttgtttttgaatgtatgaaacggcgtcgttttggagaaaacgcgccgtttcatttaaatgtggcgccaaaacgcgccaaatttcaaatcagccctcaatcatcttttctttattcaattgcatccctgccaatttcggtctccgtccctcttgttggccgcgtttttcactttagtccttggtgTCTGATtgatgcaattgagcccttaattgatcaaaaaacttctaatttcttcaattaggcccctgaatcaattaattccagcccctccatttacgcgcctcttccaatttggtccttggtttcggattccttcaattaagtccccaattggcccttaaacttcaatatttatgcaattaggcccctgatttgacctaataaattcctaaaaaatatattttggccccagaacttaaatttcttctaattaaagcccaaattgacttaaaaatcaatttttcttgcaatcaaatctcctataaattcatttaaaaatccaattaagtccataaacatctaaatttgggcttttctcctcaaatttcaaattttccttgtcaacagggctttcctccttcaagaatatattatcaaaaattccatctttgtatttttaaccttattgaccaattttccaaccattttctgggcgcttctgcctcctgttatttttctaacctcctttggctatatatttttatatatattttgtggggacccaaaaatgggttacaacacagaaaatcacatatttttgaaataatttttgaagaatttttgttcgaacgggccagacccggcccaaaaggagactgggccgaaatcggcccaaaatAAAACGGGCCTACTTTccacagggctggactcagtcCAGCCCGAAACAACAGTAACCGGGTTACTGTACATGCACAGTGCATaacaaatgaattataattatttcCGCATAGTAACCGCATAGTAACCAGTGAATTATAATTAGGTGGTTACTGTGCTCCACACAGTAACCAcctaattatatttcatttgctgcagaacgtgaattgctcacgttctgcatgcaaatgaagaCGAACAAAAAATGGACAGAGGAGAGAAAGGATTACCTGACGGTGGCGTTGATGGTGACAGTGTTATGGCAGCAATGGCTGTTTCAAACGGTGGAGAGAAAGAGACCTGCGAGAGAGGTTATTGTTCTTCTCTTTCCCTCTGTTATGTGTTGCTTCTTctctttgattcttttgttCCCTCTGTCAACAATGTTCTTCCCTCTCTGCAGCGGCTTCGTGGAGGTGCTGGCGGCGGCGGCCTGGGGAGTGGCTTGGACGGTGGTcgacctttcttcttcttcttctctgtgtttttcttctgctctattctcctctgtttctgttttattcttttctctcctctctgccCGTTTCTTTCCCTctgtttttctctgtttttttcatttcttcccCTCTCTTCTGTCCGTTTCCTCCTCCCTCTTCTCGGTttgttctctctcctctcctctctctcctcctggTCCGTTTTACTCcagtttctctcctctctttctcctctgttCGCCCCTGTTTTGTCTTCTCCTTTTGTTGCTGATGGTGTTTTCTGCTGTCAACAATGTTCTTCCTTCTCTGCAACGTCTTCGTGGAGGTGCTGGTGGCAGGGCATGACTGCGGCTGCTCCTCCTCCtggtgttgttgctgctgctgggatggaggagaaaatgagGTCGGTCTGGGGCTCCGTTGACAGAGAAGGCTGTTTCGGGTGCAGGGAAGAAATGGCCGAGAGAGGGGAATGGCCAGGAGGGGGACTGTTTTtgggtgctctctctctttctcgttCCAAAAACACGCCTCCCCTTTTAGTTTTCCAGCCCCCTCCCGTTCAACAAAACTCTCCTCGTTTTaaacttcttcctctctccGTTTCAAAAAGTTTCCCCCCCCTTTTTCTGTTGTGTTGGGTGATATTTATAGAGCAAGTGGGTGTGGCTTTTGCTGTTGCGCATGGGAGCGGGTCTCgcggcggctggtcggccattgggtgctACTGTCGAGGTTTGGCTCCAATGGCATGGAGCGCGGCGggtagaggaacagtgtcaaaacaacactgttcaaattcttttttattattattattattattattattattatatatatttttatttgtggggacccaaaaatgggttacaacagtctACACTATCGTTTATTAAACCCTTATTTTTAGTGAAGCATAACTTCATCCATGTTAAAACATTATCAAAAGAGAAGTTACATAAAAGAAGatgagaatttatttaatttttcaaagtacGCTAAAGATAATGTGGAAAGTGCTCCTAAcaattcctttaaaaaaaagactaatctTAATTCACGTGTATGTTGATCCGAGCATGAGAAAATTAACCTATCttcgaattaaatttttttgttaatatatagaACATACatgttaaaaactatataaggTCATGCCttattgttgaaaatattcgACCAATAACATATATCGATAATCAATTGTTgtgcatttgtttttctaaatattaattcataaaaatccCTTGCTTCACCAAATGATATAGGCTAAATCTACAAGTCATTAATTTTCAGATTTGATTCGACAATCCATGTAAGATGCCAAAATCATTTGAAAGTAGGAAAACTGATTCAGTTTCAATTAGCTAATTATGGTATATATTGAAGGGATTAATTGTTGATGTTCTTTTTCTGTAATCGATGCTGATTGTTGGATACACTCTAGTGGTTACATGTCTCCGGAGTACGCGATGCACGGACAGTACTCCGTTAAGTCAGACGTGTATAGTTTCGGTGTCTTGATACTCGAGATTATCAGTGGCAAAAAGAACAGCAGTTTCTATCAATCAGACAATGGCATGGACCTTCTAAGCTATGTAAGAGAAAATTAATTgtacacatttttattttatttatgccaAGATCAACGACGGGGAGAAAAAGAGAATGTTTCTGAACATAGCTATTGATGGTCGCAGGCATGGAAACATTGGACAAATGGGACAGCACTGGAACTAATGGATGCAAGCTTAGGACATTCTTACTCCAGAAATGAGATCGCTAGATGCCTCCATATTGCCTTATTGTGTGTTCAAGAAGATCCAAAAAAGAGACCAACATTGACAACAATAGTTCTCATGCTCACTAGTTTCTCTGTAACGCTACCATTGCCTCGGAAGCCGGCATATTGTGTGCAAAGCAGGACCGACTCGAGCTTACCAATAATAGGGCTGGAGTCTGACCGATCTACTTCCACGTCGAAGCCTTTGTCCGTTAATGATATGTCAATCACAGAACTATATCCTCGTTAATGCAAAGAAATGAATCTTCAAAACAGGCATGCATGTTAGTTTATACGTACAGAAGGTAGGAGgagaaaatttataaaagcTGTATAgtcttaaaaatcaaacaaattttttttgtgagcCTCTTGGttcattatgatatattttcttcCCAAAACAATTCAATGAAGAGCGCTTGTTCTTGCATTTTATGAATGTAGATTTCTAGTTGTCGGGACTTGACTTTGATGCAAATGTTGATTGTGTTctccaaaattcaaaaaatgcaaaaaattcCTTAGCTGACTTTGACGCCCATGTTGACTTTGACGCCCATTTTTATGACCCTCCACCACACTATCTCCCACTACCGCCATCTTCAGCGCCTCATGAGTCATGACAACCCATCCACTCATCACCAACCAAATTTCAAGCTCCTCCTTCCTAATCGCAACCAACAAACCCAGTAATGCAACGCCGATTCCCTCCATTCACGGCAATTTCACGACAACTTCAACACCAGAAGCCACCGACCAGCCACAATGATGGAAACCCTTAGCAACAAAATAGCTTTAACAACCTATCGAGGACCCAAACCACCACAATAGCAGccttgattattaatttatttaaaaaaaaagagaaagttgttacattagagagagaaagaagaacgAAACTTTAGGTCGCCCGATCTCCTTCTGTAAGCGGCAATGAACAACACCGccaacacaaaaacaaagacGAAAAGGAGGCACACCTTATAGGCCCATCCAGGCGCCTCCTAGACCCGCGCAACACGTGCAACGACGAGCCAAAACTTTTATTCTGCACTAGCACGTGGCTTGCACGCGCCTCCATTGCATCTTTTTTATCCAACCGCCTCAGCTCAACTCTAACCACCTAAtgactttttgaaaaaaatttaatacattattgaatttatttatttattttgataaaatgttccttattttttgattgatgatttttatttaattgatgattgcagaaaattaaaagtttggggTCCACACTATTGAGTGGTGACCTTAGGGTGTCTTTTTAGATTGAATAAGAATGGAAATTAATACCACATGATGAGATTGGAAGGATTAGAATTGATTTTGGCTTTCAAGACGTGATGGTTTTGGTCTTGGTGTGGAAATGTCATGTGTATGTGTAGACATGTGTTTGTTCATTACAATgtctaagttatttttttaaattaaatcaaaatataaaaataaattttagaatcatcaaaaaatttatataattattaattttaaaatctcaaaaattaattgagatgcatatgtaaaacacaaataaaaaaaaaacatgaaaatgaaatgCTGACTTCTTTCTAAGTTGGAATGGAAGAGAAGGATAAGGCCCACTAGGCCTTCCATTAGGAAATTAAAGAATTGGGCATGAATGACCTAAGATTGAGAAAGCCCATCTATGTCATCACTGGCTGCTACTGGGCCAAGCCTTAATTAAGGCTTGAATTCGGTTGGGCCACGTTTCACATGCCCAACAAGCCCGAATTGTACCCCATTCCAGTGAAGTCAATTTTCCTTGTTGCTTTCCTGGTGCTTGATTTTCTACGAGCATTAAGTTTGTTTCCCTAATTTGAGGTGTTCATGAttcattttccttcttcttttccacGACTACTGAGATACTTTACAGAGTTTTCAGCGGATATTATACGCATCGATCCGCCGACCATACGATCTGGCCCCCTATTTGACTCATGATGATTTTAATTTGCAGGCCCTACTATCATTGTCACCTTTTTCTCTACCTTGGAGGTGTTCTTGATgcatttttcttcatcttatttCCACAATAACTTTAATTGGCAGACGCTACGATCGGGCACCGTGTTGACTCTGATGCTTTTCTTGTCACTATTACATATTCAACGAATCTGAGTCTTTCTCACCTAAAACCAAACAACAATCAAGGCCATTAGTTTTCCATTCCTGCATTTGCTATcctatttcaaataaaagacTAACAGAACTTGATTTGTGAGAGATTCAATACCCTCATTTTTAAGGCAACGAAAAGCACTTTCGCTTTGGCCATCTGGTTTTCCTATTATACTACAACTACTTTAGATTTTGCtacttgattttcaggaaattCAAGCTTCACATTTTCCTTTAAGCCTCCTAAATGTTGCCAAGTTCAGCTAGTATTTCATTCTTTCAGCTATAAAGAAACCTTTACTCATTAATCCTCAACCTCTTTCACATTTATTGCATACTTGAGTACAGGATGGCCCATTCTATTTGGCTTTCGGTTTTCTATACGGTTATCTTGTACATTCCTTTAATCGCAGCCCAACAATTTGAATATCGATACCATATATGTACGAGTAATTCTACTTATACTACGAATAGTTCTTTCCCATTAAACCTCAATGccactctctcttctctctacgAAAATGCCTCTCGTAGCGATGATTTTGGCAGCATCAGTGTCGGTCAGAATTCTGATAGAGTGTATGCGCTCTTCCTGTGCAGAGGAGATAACTCCCCTGAGTTATGTCAGGGTTGCATCAAGACCACCAGTGAAGCTATCATGATTCGCTGCCCGAATTACAAAGAAGCAATTATTTGGTATGATAGGTGCATGTTACGTTACTCCAACCGTTCTATATTCTCTGTTAAAGAGGAATCGCCGAGAGCATGGCTGTGGAATGTGAATGATATTGGAGATGCTACGGATCGAAATCAATTTAATACCAATTTGGGAGGCTTGATGAACCAGCTTATTACTCGCGCTGCGTCTTCTAGTAATTTGTTTGCAATGGGAGACACAAATGGAACAGCATTTACCAGAATATATGGAATGGTACAATGCACTCCCGATATATCTCCATCTCAATGCAGAATATGCTTATCTGGTTGCGTGAGCTTTATTCCTACGTGCTGCAATGGAAAGCAAGGTGGTAATGTTCTCACACCAAGTTGCAGTATGAGGTTTGAAACTTACGCTTTCTACACTGCTCCGCCATCCCCACCCCCTCCTGCAAGTTCCCCATCtccgccaccaccaccagcaaCCTCTTTAAATCCCAGTGGTATGGATTTTATTCAGTACCACTTTTAAGACATGATTTCTACCATATTACCAAAAAACTGTTCATTTTTATGCAGGAGAAAGGAAGGCTTCATCACGGACAATTGTATACATTTCAGTTCCCACTAGTGCCTTTGTGGTGCTATTGTTCTCCTTATGCTACTGTTATGTGCACAAGAAAGCAAGGAAGGAATACAACGCTATTCAAGAGGGAAATGGTATAGAAAACATATAGAGAAATCTacccaatattttatttttgttagtccAATTAATTTGCTATATCGGCAGCTGGCTTTGAActgttctttttttccatttcctgTAGTTGGGGATGAAATCACTTCGGTCCAATCATTACAATTTCAATTGGGAACCATTGAAGCTGCTACAAATAATTTTGCTGAAGAGAACAAGATCGGTAAGGGTGGATTTGGCGATGTCTACAGGGTAAGAAGTTAAACTGACATACTTTTCCTGAGTTCAGTCGTTAAAATCTAAATTCCATCTAAATAATCATCCTGGTATATTCAGGGAACACTTCCTAATGGACAACACATAGCTGTGAAGAGGCTATCAAAAAATTCTGGACAAGGTGCAGCAGAATTTAAGAATGAGGTGGTATTGGTAGCCAGGCTTCAGCATAGAAATCTAGTCAGGCTATTGGGCTATTGCCTGGAAGGGGAAGAGAAGATACTGATCTATGAATTTGTTCCAAACAAGAGCCTCGACTACTTCCTATTTGGTTTGGCTTCTCTTAACATATATTTTGCGTGTGATGCATcctgattatttatttttcttagctcCATccgattatttaattttttatataaattcatgAAGATCCTGCAAAACAAGGACTGTTGAATTGGTCAAGTCGTTACAAAATCATAGGGGGAATTGCTCGAGGTCTTCTTTATCTTCATGAAGATTCCCGTCTCCGAATCATCCACCGTGATCTTAAAGCAAGCAATGTTTTGTTGGATGGAGAAATGAACCCCAAGATTGCAGATTTTGGTATGGCCAAGATTTTTGGAGGGGATCAAAGTCAAGGAAATACCAG
The DNA window shown above is from Populus trichocarpa isolate Nisqually-1 chromosome 4, P.trichocarpa_v4.1, whole genome shotgun sequence and carries:
- the LOC18110304 gene encoding cysteine-rich receptor-like protein kinase 10; its protein translation is MAHSIWLSVFYTVILYIPLIAAQQFEYRYHICTSNSTYTTNSSFPLNLNATLSSLYENASRSDDFGSISVGQNSDRVYALFLCRGDNSPELCQGCIKTTSEAIMIRCPNYKEAIIWYDRCMLRYSNRSIFSVKEESPRAWLWNVNDIGDATDRNQFNTNLGGLMNQLITRAASSSNLFAMGDTNGTAFTRIYGMVQCTPDISPSQCRICLSGCVSFIPTCCNGKQGGNVLTPSCSMRFETYAFYTAPPSPPPPASSPSPPPPPATSLNPSGERKASSRTIVYISVPTSAFVVLLFSLCYCYVHKKARKEYNAIQEGNVGDEITSVQSLQFQLGTIEAATNNFAEENKIGKGGFGDVYRGTLPNGQHIAVKRLSKNSGQGAAEFKNEVVLVARLQHRNLVRLLGYCLEGEEKILIYEFVPNKSLDYFLFDPAKQGLLNWSSRYKIIGGIARGLLYLHEDSRLRIIHRDLKASNVLLDGEMNPKIADFGMAKIFGGDQSQGNTSKIAGTFGYMPPEYAMHGQFSVKSDVYSFGVLILEIISGKKNSSFYQSDNGLDLVSYAWKQWKNGAVLELMDSSFGDSYSRNEITRCVHIGLLCVQEDPNDRPTLSTIVLMLTSFSVTLPLPREPAYFGQSRTVPKFPTTELESDRSTSKSKPLSVNDMSITELYPR